The Oculatellaceae cyanobacterium genomic sequence GTTACTAAACCAGCGTAATTTTACTAAATTTTAAAAGATATTTGATTGATGTTTACCCTATCAAGTAAGCAATTGTTTCTAAAAACGTAACCGCTCACACTGCTAACTTTTTCAGTGCAAAACTAGGAATACGCTTAAAAGTGCTATTTCCTAATATGAATCAAGTTGTCTCCTGTAGTTGGCGATCTTTCTTGCGCGATCGCTCAAAAAGTTTGCTTTTATTTCTGAGTATAATTAGCTTAACCGCCTGCCAATCAGCTTCTTCTCAGCAAAATCTCGCTGGTTTTCCCAATTCCACCTCTAGAATAGTTACCGTTTCCGGTCGAGGACTTGTCCATATTCCTAAAACTATTTCCCAAGTGCGTTTAGGTGTAGAAATTCAAGGCAAAACCTCTACAGAGGTACAACAGCAGCTAGCGAAACGCTCCGAAGCGGTAGTAGAACTCCTGAAATCTCGTCAAGAAGTTGAAAAACTTGAGACTACTGGCATTAACCTGACACCTAATTACACCTATAGAAATGGCAAGCAAAGTATTACCGGATATTCTGGCAATAACATTGTCAGCTTTCAAATAGAACCTAAAAAAACTGGAAATTTATTAGATCAAGCGGTCAAAGCTGGAGCTACTAAAATAAACAATGTTACCTTAGTAGCCTCGGACACTAACATTGCAGATGCTCAAAAGCAAGCTATCCGTGAAGCATCCGCAGATGCTAACAAACAAGCTGATGCCGCTTTGAGTGCCTTAGATCTTAAACAGCGAGAAATTATCGGCATTCAAATCAATGGAGCGAATACGCCTCCACCAATGCAGCCAATGTCCTTACTTAATCAACACATGAAGTTAGCACAGGGAGATGCCACGACACCTATAGTCGCTGGTGAACAGCAGGTACAAGCTTTTGTCACCCTGCAAATTAGATATTAAAAATAGGGAGAAGGGAGAAGTTTTTCTTTAGCATTCTTGAGCAATCGCTTTTCTTTTGCTGGCAATTCTATGCTTCTTCCATCAAAGTGCTAAAAAATAAATCTACTTCTCCCCTACACCCCTGCACTTCTGCTTTCTTGTTGCTTATGCTTAGGCAATATTAGAATTTTCGGAAACCGCACTCATTCCATGAGCGGTTTTACCATTTTTGTGATTACTATGCCCATTAGCGTTACGTGGCTGAATTACTCCATAACCGCCGTGGTTGCGCTCATAAATTACATTAATTTCCCCAGTTTCAGCGTTGCAGAACATATAAAAGTCATGATCTACTAACTGTAGTTGTTCCAACGCATCTTGAATCGTCATTGGGGGCATAGCGAAATATTTGGTACGCACTACTTCACCAGGAAGTTCTGGAGTGCGATCGCCAATTAAAGTAGATTCTACAGGCTCTGGTGCAACTACCTCACTGGTTTTTACTTGAGCATGAGTTACCTGATCCAGTCGTCTTTCTTTATACTTGCGTAATTGTCGAGCAATCTTATCTGCAACTAAATCAATACTGGCGTAAAGCGTCTCGCTACCTTCTTGTGCGCGGATTACTGAACCATTAGCGTAAAGAGTTACTTCAGCTATTTCCTTTGAGGTTATACGGGGATTACGTTCAACTGATAAATGTACATCTACTTCTGCTGTTATATTCTGATAATGGCTTACTGCCTTTTCAATTTTTTGGTGTACATATTCACGAATAGAATCAGTAATTTCAATATTTTTGCCTTGGATCACAAGCTTCATATTTACAATCTCCCACTGAATATAGAGAGCGAAACCTAACGTTTATGTAGGTAAGAAAGTGCAACCACAATTGTCATGTCACTTTCCCATTAGCCTTCAAGTGCTAGTTATTTGCTGCCGATTAAATTAGAACCTTTTACCAAATTTTCAGGATATCAAGTGTGGATTAACTC encodes the following:
- a CDS encoding SIMPL domain-containing protein (The SIMPL domain is named for its presence in mouse protein SIMPL (signalling molecule that associates with mouse pelle-like kinase). Bacterial member BP26, from Brucella, was shown to assemble into a channel-like structure, while YggE from E. coli has been associated with resistance to oxidative stress.), with amino-acid sequence MNQVVSCSWRSFLRDRSKSLLLFLSIISLTACQSASSQQNLAGFPNSTSRIVTVSGRGLVHIPKTISQVRLGVEIQGKTSTEVQQQLAKRSEAVVELLKSRQEVEKLETTGINLTPNYTYRNGKQSITGYSGNNIVSFQIEPKKTGNLLDQAVKAGATKINNVTLVASDTNIADAQKQAIREASADANKQADAALSALDLKQREIIGIQINGANTPPPMQPMSLLNQHMKLAQGDATTPIVAGEQQVQAFVTLQIRY
- the raiA gene encoding ribosome-associated translation inhibitor RaiA codes for the protein MKLVIQGKNIEITDSIREYVHQKIEKAVSHYQNITAEVDVHLSVERNPRITSKEIAEVTLYANGSVIRAQEGSETLYASIDLVADKIARQLRKYKERRLDQVTHAQVKTSEVVAPEPVESTLIGDRTPELPGEVVRTKYFAMPPMTIQDALEQLQLVDHDFYMFCNAETGEINVIYERNHGGYGVIQPRNANGHSNHKNGKTAHGMSAVSENSNIA